In Brienomyrus brachyistius isolate T26 unplaced genomic scaffold, BBRACH_0.4 scaffold33, whole genome shotgun sequence, a genomic segment contains:
- the LOC125721496 gene encoding uncharacterized protein LOC125721496 — protein sequence MCRLIKRILGYLIPARAIVGVPLREVEYGDGHQLADEDLFIGADTKAFMRSAELPVSAEKKIFQTVRSFYEAVLKKMFSTFPLDHPLLRDLKVLDPAARLNITPGTVERLGALFPQLRLKEDKMREEFTDYQVTDSKQLPQEDRIDKFWGLVGKDMRFSELPKLMKALLCIPHSNASSERVFSMVRKIVTENRMSLDNRTVCALLSYKINHSGSAHKYTPSKTVLKNAKSATNEYNKSLKE from the exons ATGTGCAGGCTGATAAAGAGGATCCTGGGCTACCTCATACCAGCCAGGGCAATCGTGGGTGTACCTCTCAGGGAGGTGGAGTATGGAGATGGACATCAGTTGGCTGATGAAGATCTCTTTATCGGAGCAGACACAAAGGCATTCATGAGAAGCGCTGAGCTCCCTGTGTCAGCCGAGAAGAAAATCTTTCA AACTGTGAGAAGCTTCTATGAGGCAGTGCTTAAGAAGATGTTCTCCACCTTTCCCCTCGACCATCCACTCCTGAGGGACCTGAAAGTGCTGGACCCTGCAGCTCGCCTTAACATAACTCCAGGGACAG TGGAAAGGCTAGGGGCCCTGTTCCCCCAGTTGAGGCTGAAAGAGGATAAGATGAGGGAGGAATTCACAGACTATCAGGTGACAGATAGCAAGCAACTCCCCCAAGAAGACAGAATCGACAAATTTTGGGGCCTGGTAGGAAAGGACATGAGGTTCAGTGAGCTGCCAAAACTTATGAAGGCTTTACTATGCATTCCCCATAGCAATGCAAGTTCAGAAAGGGTGTTTAGCATGGTACGAAAAATTGTTACAGAGAATAGGATGTCGTTAGACAACAGAACTGTTTGCGCTCTACTCTCATATAAAATTAACCACTCTGGCTCAGCCCACAAATACACTCCTTCCAAAACAGTCTTAAAGAATGCAAAGTCTGCAACAAATGAGTACAATAAGTCACTAAAAGAGTAA